One Pseudomonadota bacterium DNA window includes the following coding sequences:
- a CDS encoding LysR family transcriptional regulator, which produces MDTEGIRLFVMAADMLNISAAGRQLGLAPAVASGRLAKLEKQLGADLLHRSTRKISLSLEGAEFLPFAREILAQEDAARAALGLGSSEVTGNLRFAASSTFAQRYVAPLLPEFLERYPGVRLELKLSDTQMDLIDGGFDLALRVYPIGESSLRARKLAHDKRILCASPDYLARYGTPEGPTDLEAHRLLVFRDGSARKLSAPGELPACTFPPVGTEGRVVCDDGASMRIATEAGVGISMNSYWSVAAELERGTLVRVLPEYEVDDDSAIWLVYPKSNVLTAKVRVFIDFLIEKIGNPPIWER; this is translated from the coding sequence ATGGATACCGAAGGCATACGGCTCTTCGTCATGGCGGCCGACATGCTCAACATCAGCGCTGCTGGGCGTCAGCTCGGGTTGGCGCCCGCGGTCGCCAGCGGGCGGCTGGCCAAGCTCGAGAAGCAGTTGGGGGCAGACCTGCTCCACCGCTCCACCCGCAAGATTTCCCTGTCCCTCGAGGGCGCTGAGTTCCTCCCCTTCGCGCGGGAGATCCTCGCCCAGGAGGACGCGGCCAGGGCGGCCCTGGGCCTCGGCAGCAGCGAGGTCACCGGCAATCTGCGCTTTGCCGCGTCGAGCACCTTTGCCCAACGCTACGTGGCGCCCTTGCTGCCCGAATTCCTCGAGCGCTACCCCGGCGTCCGCCTCGAGCTGAAACTCTCGGACACGCAGATGGACCTCATCGACGGCGGCTTCGACCTGGCGTTGCGCGTCTACCCGATCGGCGAGAGCAGCCTGCGAGCACGCAAGCTCGCCCACGACAAACGCATCCTCTGCGCCTCGCCTGATTATCTTGCTCGCTACGGTACCCCTGAGGGCCCGACGGACCTCGAGGCCCACCGTCTCCTGGTGTTCAGGGATGGCAGCGCAAGAAAGCTCTCCGCCCCCGGCGAGCTGCCGGCCTGCACGTTTCCCCCGGTGGGCACGGAGGGGCGGGTGGTCTGCGACGACGGGGCGAGCATGCGTATCGCCACCGAGGCCGGCGTCGGCATCTCCATGAACTCCTACTGGAGCGTCGCCGCGGAGCTCGAACGCGGCACGCTGGTGCGCGTGTTGCCGGAATACGAGGTGGACGACGACTCGGCCATCTGGCTCGTGTACCCCAAGTCCAACGTGCTCACGGCCAAGGTGCGCGTGTTCATCGACTTCCTCATCGAGAAGATCGGCAACCCACCGATTTGGGAACGCTAG
- a CDS encoding DUF1330 domain-containing protein — protein MTFYSVLEVTPTSDDWIPAYLEQANALVAQHGGKYLARTSDHQRLEGEGDDVALRIIIEWPSKEAAMAFVEDPAYAPHLKARTAGSRSHHALIEGKDDLA, from the coding sequence ATGACCTTCTACTCCGTCCTCGAAGTCACCCCGACCAGCGACGACTGGATCCCGGCCTACCTCGAACAAGCCAACGCGCTCGTCGCCCAGCACGGCGGCAAGTACCTGGCGCGCACCTCGGACCACCAACGCCTGGAGGGCGAAGGTGATGATGTAGCCCTTCGCATCATCATCGAATGGCCCTCGAAGGAGGCAGCGATGGCCTTCGTCGAAGACCCCGCCTACGCACCTCACCTGAAGGCGCGCACCGCTGGGTCGCGCAGCCATCACGCCTTGATCGAAGGCAAGGACGATCTCGCTTAG